The Hippoglossus stenolepis isolate QCI-W04-F060 chromosome 11, HSTE1.2, whole genome shotgun sequence genome includes a window with the following:
- the cop1 gene encoding E3 ubiquitin-protein ligase COP1, whose amino-acid sequence MSSGRPQQSPGGASSVPSTSSSSTGGSGNTNGGGGSNAVTSNGNNSGNVVPTRTLAAAGEGVLAVPTLAAVPSSRGGFASLSRPSASSGSRKKTLHQAPLYNGLLNSYEDKSNDFVCPICFEMIEEAHMTKCGHSFCFKCIRQSLEDSNRCPKCNYIVDNVDQLYPNFLVNELILKQKQRSEEKRLKLDHPNGSRWQVFQDVLSPDQENLDLANVNLMLELLVQKKKQLEAESQAAQRQILREFLKEARRNKREQLEQLQKELNFLEEDIKRVEEMSGLYSPMMEAECTVPNVEAPSPAPSCSSIIEPPDYSQPPGFGGTTQGKRQTWYNSTLASRRKRLTAHFEDLEQCYFSNKMSRITDEGRNLNQLDDFMECLSKFTRYNSVRPLATLSYASDLYNGSSIVSSIEFDRDCDYFAIAGVTKKIKVFEYGTVIQDAVDIHYPVNEMTCNSKISCISWSSYHKNLLASSDYEGTVILWDGFTGQRSKVYQEHEKRCWSVDFNLMDPKLLASGSDDAKVKLWSTNLDNSVASIEAKANVCCVKFSPTSRYHLAFGCADHCVHYYDLRNTKQPIMVFKGHRKAVSYAKFVNGEEIVSASTDSQLKLWNVNKTHCLRSFKGHINEKNFVGLASNGDYVACGSENNSLYLYYKGLSKTLLTFKFDTVKSVLDKDKKEDDTNEFVSAVCWRALPDGESNVLIAANSQGTIKVLELV is encoded by the exons ATGTCAAGCGGCCGGCCACAGCAAAGCCCTGGCGGTGCGAGCTCCGTgcccagcaccagcagcagtaGCACCGGGGGCAGCGGGAACACAAACGGTGGCGGCGGCAGCAACGCCGTCACAAGTAATGGCAACAACTCTGGGAATGTTGTGCCCACCCGGACCCTGGCAGCAGCCGGCGAGGGCGTCTTGGCGGTGCCAACTTTGGCCGCCGTGCCTTCGTCCCGGGGCGGGTTTGCGTCTCTGAGCAGACCCTCTGCGTCCTCGGGCAGCAGAAAGAAAACCCTCCACCAAGCACCTTTATACAACGGCCTCCTGAATTCATACGAAGATAAAAGCAACGATTTTGTCTG TCCCATTTGCTTCGAAATGATAGAAGAGGCACACATGACAAAGTGTGGCCACAGTTTCTG TTTCAAGTGTATCCGCCAGAGCCTCGAGGATAGCAACAGATGTCCCAAGTGTAACTATATTGTGGATAATGTAGATCAGCTTTACCCAAACTTTCTTG TAAACGAACTGATCCTCAAACAGAAGCAAAGGTCAGAGGAAAAGAGACTAAAATTGGATCATCCT AACGGGTCTAGGTGGCAGGTCTTCCAGGATGTGTTGAGTCCTGACCAAGAGAACTTGGACTTGGCAAATGTCAACCTGATGCTGGAACTGCTGgttcagaagaagaagcagctggaggCG GAATCTcaagcagcacagagacagatCCTTAGGGAGTTCCTCAAAGAAGCCAGAAGAAACAAGAGAGAG CAACTGGAGCAGCTACAGAAAGAGCTCAACTTTCTTGAAGAAGACATAAAGCGTGTTGAG GAAATGAGCGGCCTGTACTCTCCAATGATGGAGGCAGAGTGCACGGTGCCTAATGTGGAGGCTCCCTCACCAGCACCCAG CTGCAGTAGTATTATTGAGCCACCAGATTACAGCCAGCCTCCAGGATTTGGTGGAACAACCCAG GGAAAACGACAGACCTGGTATAACAGCACCCTGGCGTCCAGAAGAAAGAGGCTGACGGCTCACTTTGAGGATCTAGAACAGTGCTACTTCTCCAACAAAATGTCTCGCATCACAG ATGAGGGCAGGAACCTGAACCAGCTGGATGATTTCATGGAGTGTTTGTCCAAGTTCACCCGTTACAACTCTGTGCGGCCGCTGGCCACCCTCTCCTATGCCAGTGACCTTTATAATGGCTCCAGTATAGTCTCCAG TATTGAGTTTGACCGTGACTGTGACTACTTTGCCATTGCTGGTGTGACCAAGAAGATCAAGGTGTTTGAGTACGGCACTGTGATCCAGGACGCAGTGGACATCCACTACCCTGTCAACGAAATGACCTGCAATTCCAAAATCAG ctGTATCAGCTGGAGCAGTTATCACAAGAACCTTCTGGCCAGCAGTGACTATGAGGGAACTGTCATCCTGTGGGATGGATTCACCGGCCAGAGGTCCAAAGTTTATCAG GAACATGAAAAGAGGTGTTGGAGTGTTGACTTCAATCTGATGGACCCCAAGCTCTTAGCCTCTGGTTCTGATGATGCTAAAG tgaaGTTATGGTCAACCAATCTTGATAACTCAGTGGCTAGCATCGAGGCCAAGGCCAACGTCTGCTGCGTTAAATTCAGTCCAACCTCCAGATATCATCTGGCCTTTGGCTGTGCAG ATCACTGTGTCCACTACTATGATCTACGCAACACTAAGCAACCAATCATGGTGTTCAAAGGTCATAGGAAGGCTGTGTCCTACGCCAAGTTTGTCAACGGAGAGGAAATTGTTTCTGC TTCAACAGACAGTCAGCTGAAGCTGTGGAACGTCAACAAAACCCACTGTCTGCGCTCCTTCAAGGGTCACATCAATGAGAAGAACTTTGTAGGCCTCGCTTCCAATGGAGACTATGTTGCCTGCG gaAGTGAGAACAACTCCCTTTACCTTTACTACAAAGGACTATCCAAGACTTTGTTAACATTCAAGTTTGACACGGTAAAGAGTGTCCTGGACAAGGATAAGAAGGAAGACGACACAAACGAGTTCGTCAGTGCCGTCTGTTGGAGGGCCCTGCCTGACGGA gagtCAAATGTGCTGATTGCTGCAAACAGTCAAGGAACAATCAAG GTACTCGAGCTTGTCTGA